ACCGTGTTCGCTCCCTTTGTGCCTTGGGGGTTGCGGGTGATTTTTGTAAACACTATTAATCCGAAGTCTGATGAGCAGACGAGGTATTAAAATGTTGcctctttctttcccctccctcccccctttagaAACGTGTGAGAACGTGGACTGTGGACTTGGGAAGAAATGTAAAATGAACAAGAAGAACAAACCTCGGTGTGTTTGTGCTCCGGATTGCTCTAATGTCACTTGGAAGGGTCCTGTGTGTGGCTTAGATGGGAAAACCTACAGGAACGAGTGTGCTCTCCTCAAAGCCAGATGTAAAGAGCAACCCGAACTTGAAGTCCAATATCAGGGCAAATGCAAAAGTAGGTTTACAAATCTAACCAAGTCTCCCGAATACCACAGGGTGTGTCtgagtgtggggaggaggagctgacGTACTTCCCCACCATAACAAGACGATGTTTCAAATGCTGAGGGACAAACCCTAAACCACGCTCCACCGACAAGACCATAGCTGAATTGAGAATCCCCCCGAGTCACGAAACACTGTGCTCTCACCAGCTTCCCTGAGATGTGAAGGTTTTCCCCAGTGGCCTTTTTAAGAGGAAAGCTGCCGAAGACTTTGCTTGTGTCATTTGTTTGATTGTTTCACATATTCACTCCCGATATGAGGCACTGGATCTCCTGCTAATCATTGTATGTTTCCGTCTTTATTTCAGAGACCTGCAGGGATGTTTTATGTCCAGGTAGTTCCACGTGTGTGGTTGATCAAACTAATAATGCCTACTGTGTGACGTGTAATCGGATTTGCCCGGAGCCTACTTCCCCTGAACAGTATCTCTGTGGGAATGATGGAATAACGTATGCTAGTGCTTGCCACCTGAGAAAGGCTACCTGCCTACTAGGCAGATCCATTGGATTAGCCTACGAGGGAAAATGTATCAGTAGGTATCATTCTTTGGGGGTGCTTATGGGGGGAAGGGAATAGCTTTTCAAAACTAATTGTTTCACAGTTTTGTAGCGGGGTTTCTGGATGCAGATTATTTCCTAGAACTGAATGTGTTgtccagtcctgcagtttttACTCAAGCAGAAGGGGAAATTTTGCTTGAGTGACACCTGAAAGATTTTGGGCCCCAAGCGGGGACAAAGGGTTCAATCCTTGATATCAGTGTGAGTTTTGACCCtgttttcagtgggagctggagtcAGGCCCTAAAATGTATTATGATATGTCAACAGAGTAACACAATCTCAACATTCAGCTGAACTGGGTTCTTGGAAACGTTTGTCTTCAAGAGGTCTTGGCAAATGTTATTTAATGTCAATCAGATACATCTGATAATTTTTCCCTCTTAAAAAGTTTTTGGAGTGATTGGGGAGTGCTGTTGTGGATTAAGATAAGAAAATAACCTCAAAACAAGctggtattttatatgaattgtTATTCTTAACAATGTTTGTCACCACAATATGTTTGTTTTTATCATACACATTTCAGGTAACTTCATGTCTGAAAAATTATCTTTACAAGTTAAAGATCTCAAATCTAGTTCCATTGTGATAGCATGTGGTGAATTAACATTTTAATGACATAAACAACTATTTTATAAGGTTTAGCTGGAAAAATAATCAATTTAGAAATGTTTAATTAATTGGCCAATTATAGACCTCCCATTTAAGACACCGGGGAGAGgggattcccattgatttcaatcagaGAAGGTCAGGACCTGGTGTCATATACAATATGCAAATTTAATTCCGCCTTCCTGAGGCCAAATTCTATTGCTTTGCTCCTCCATACCTCCCTTCCCACACACAGAGACCCACTGATTTCCAAAAGCACTATGTGCTTGAGTAAAGTGAGCAGGATTTTATCCATAAACTTTATATTCATTTTCCTATGAGTTCTTGATATATGAGAAGAGAGATTCTGCTTTACTCATGTCTGGTATCTTGTATTTTTAGAAGCCAAATCCTGTGAAGATATCCAGTGCAGTGCTGGGAAGAAATGTTTGTGGGATTTCAAGGTTGGCAGAGGTCGGTGTGCCCTCTGTGATGAGCTGTGCCCTGAAAGCAAGTCAGATGAAGCAGTCTGTGCCAGCGATAACACTACTTACCCAAGCGAGTGTGCCATGAAAGAAGCAGCCTGCTCCATGGGTGTGCTTTTAGAAGTAAAGCATGCTGGATCTTGCAACTGTAAGTGAGATTTTAAACCTTGCAGATATTTAAGGCTTCTGAAGGCAATCCCTAGGTAATGAAGACTTATGCCTTTAAAAATGAGAATTTCATGTAAAGATTTTCCcttagaaatatatatatatatatatataatatatattatacacatgTGTGTGATTGGTAAATTGCAACAGATAGTCAACAGTCTGTGGCTTGGACACTTTCAAGATACCTGTTTTTTGAGGAAAAGTCCTGTTATCAGCAAGGGGTTGCCCTAAGAGCATCATGCTAGCTATTTTTCCTAATTTGTTTGCTTTAGTGTGCTTCGCTGTTTGCTTTATTAACACTTGGATATAACCTAACTCCAGCCAAAAAAACAAGCTTACTGTTAGCACATGGGCTGCTGTCTTAGAGCAGTTGCCTCTACTAACTTTGAATGAAGGACACAAAGCAGTTAAACCTAGAACACAAGAGCACTTTTTATCTGATTTCAGGAATCTGCCAATAAAACCTGAGCCATTGATTCTTCAGAACTTTCTGCAGTTATGACTTCATAGCTTATGTATAAAAAACCATATTACATAACAGCAGATGCCAAAGAGCATCTCACTACAAGTCACGTAAAATGCAACGCTGTATTATGGCTGTTCAGAGGGCTTTGAAAACATGCACTGAGCTGCTTCTGCGCTGTTGTTGTCCTTATTTAAACAACAGCTCCCCTGTATTCCCCCATCTAGCCATTAATGAAGACCccgaggaagaagaggaagatgaagaccCGGACTACAACTTTCCTATATCTTCCATTCTAGAGTGGTAAAACCTCCATCACTATTGGAACAGCCATTGGGCAAGAAATCAATGTCCATACTGTAAATAAGTGTATGCTTATTTATTTTGGGGAGAAAGAAAAGTATACATATAGTTGAGTCTTGTAGACATTTATTTATACTGTGTCATGttttataatttatacataaAATGTCTGGTTGACTGTACACCTTTTTTGAAGAAATTTATTCGTTACGGGAAGAGCAGTGTTATTTATTGTGAGGTCTCTTGCTTGTAaagtaaagctttttttttttgtaaactatAAAAGTCCATTCCTTAGAGCTTACCCATATGACTCTCATCTCTTCTTTTCACTGATGTTAACTCCTCTCCACTTTCacaaacttgcatgtcagtttctgtTATGTTTATTTATTGGATTTTCTTCTTACCCGTTCTGTACATAAATGATCCCTCGGGTTTTTGTTTACAAGGAATCTTGACTGACCAAAAGGCGCTGTAACTGATTTAAATGTACTTTCTGGGTGCAGTGAGACAATCTTTAAGGACACCTCTTCCACTTCACTTTTCTCTGCTTCTAATCACTTCATGTACTGACATGCTCTCAATGTGCTGAGCATTTATACTGTACTATAAGAGTTCTGGACCCAAAGAAATCGAATTATGAAGGTTGTTAATAACTACATGGCTAACAATAATGAGAACAAAGTTcttattcttttttattttttgtaacataCATAAATGCTTTATCAGGTGGTTCCTTTAAGATGGTCCTGCAATACCactttttaaagttcttttaaaCTGTCACTAAAAGGTATATCAAAGCTTTATCAGTTCAAGTTTCTTGCTTTTCATAATACTTTTTTTCTGatgcaattttatattttcaaacaTGGTGAGTTAAATATAAATTCATTTAAATATATAGTTTTGTACTTTTCTACCATGTAAATGTGCAATGTATATAAAAGTTATAATGTGTATTTGTAAATAAATGATGAGTGAACACAatagaaaaaaatggaattttcccTGTGTGCAGTCCTCAGTTACTGGTTGTAAAGGGTTTGGGGAGATTTGTCCCTGTTATTCAGAATGGTAGTGATGGTATTAGGGGAAAGGGAATTGTGAATGGCATTGGGATGAAGTGGAGTTGTTCAAGGATACAGCTCTCAGCTGAAACTCAGTATCCACGACACTATAATTCCAGCTTGCTAAATACATTTCCTTGATCAGTGTCACCAGTGCACTGACAGCAAATAATTGTAAGTCCATATACGCTTCTGAATGAGAATAGATATAacccttttttccttctctctatGGTAATGAGATAGGTTTGTCATTAATTGAACCTCTTTCATTTGCATCTTTCTGGGATAGTTTGAATATCTATTTACATTCTTGCTAAGTTTCAGATACATGCCACGTTTCTAAGGCACTGTGTTGAAGCTCTATCCCTAGTCAAGGTGACAAACACAAACATTCAAAGGTGTTCCAGTTGACCAAACAAAAGTTAAAGAGAAGAACCAGAACAATaatcagagaacatgaaaaaaatgcaaCTGGCATAATACCTCTGGAAGGTGATTTGCTTTCAGAAGTAAAGTTCACTGGGGGATTTCTTTTAATGAGCTAATACTGTATCTTATGCTCCTGGTGAATGTCTATAAAATGTCTATATTTAGAACACTGTAAACTTTATCCAGTGAACTGAGCAGGAAAAAACAATGGTAATTTCCACTAGTATTGCATGGACCAGAATCCATTTTTCAGGTAACTTCACTGGGCTATATTGTGCTCTCAACTAAGGCCCCCATtctaagcacatacttaagtgccttgctgaatagGAATATATTTTAGCATGTGTTTACGCAATTTTCTGAATCGGGGACTAAGAGAATGATTTGGCTCAATGGTTTTAAGTCTTCACTGTCCAAATACAATCACAACTAAGGGCCAGTTCTTGCTCTCATTACTCACCACAGTACTCCcctgtattccataatattttaGCTCCACAATTTCCCTCTGTTAGGATTAATTTAGAGAATAGTTTTCATTTGTTTGGGACACATCAATTATTCCTTTTGtaaattaagaaataaaaatgatgggtttttggttttaaataatgTAGAATTTAAAAATAAGAGCAGATATTTCCCCCCTCCACTTTATCCAGACAAGTAGTCCTTTTAGAAGAGGGAGGCTGGGTCAGGGTGCTAGTAAGCTGAGCAGGTTTTTGCTCCACTGAAGATATCACCTGGAATAGaaaagcaggagggagggaaatctATCAGAAACAATGCCTGACTAGGAAGAGAAAGGCAAAAAGCCTAATGGCTGAAGAAGAAAGATATAAAGCTATATCACATAAATTTTTGCCTGACATGTGGACACCTTAGTCATCCAATGATGTAATCACTACAAACTCTTACATCTGTAACctctcaagaaaaaaaaagcatgatAATATAAGGAGAAGTAAATGTTTTAAATAGATACCTAGAGTGATCAGAGACGAGAAAGGAGAAATTCTCTGGAAATTCAGTTAAGGTGCATCTTATTTCATCTCTGACAAGAAGACAAATTAAAAAGGCTATAttgttattttagttttaaacAAGAATTTTGACTGAACATAATCAGAGGGAGTGCAGACTACGGTTACAGTAGTCAAGCAGAAGTCTAGACTTCTTAGTTTGAAGtttcagctttgccactgactcacaAAGTAACGGTGGGAAAGTCACTTACGGTCAAATGAAAGTGGCTGGCTACTAGTTCTGGGTGTCTTAAAGTTTGAGTATGCAATTTTAGTCACTAGGGCCAAAATGTACAACTTGGATATCTGCAGTTAGGCTTCTAAGACCATATTTTGTCACCTAAATAATATCATGCTACTTCTTGGATTTAGGCGCCTAACTTTAGGACCCTAAATTTGAGGTGTTTGGCCCATGAGTTAGTTAATTATAAGTATCAGGTGACcatgtttgtttttgtgtgcatATGTATATGTGTGGGTCTGTAAGTGTGAGTGATTTTGCTAAACATGAAATACATTTCCTACATCTACATCCATGGGATAAATTCAAGAACCATATAACATGGTTGTACCTTTTACCTCTTTCCTTTTACTTTACTCACTATTCCACCTCAGCCAGATATTCCAAATGTCTCAAAAAATttcaaacagctgccatgttttttttttcaattataaAATAATATGACATGAAAATGATTCCTTTTTTCACTCCACATGGGAATCAGGTGAAATTAAATTTCTATTTTTGCTTGTATAGAGTGCTGTATTCTAGACCATGACGTTTTAATGTATCATGAATCACCAGGGCTAGAAACATCAGTACATTTTCACTCTGAAGAGATGGGATTCCAGGCTTTCTGCTGAAACGTAACGTTTGTTTGAAGACCTGAGAGTTCACAAGACATCAGACTTTAAATTCATAACTCCCTGATGTAAAGGTGCAGGATTTACATTTGTATTTTGAGATTTCTGTAATTCAGAGGCCCGCCTTTACCTGATCACTAAGACAGCTTTTGCAGATAGAAGGATATGAAAAAAACCAGTACTAgtaaacacttttaaaatgctCTGAATTTTCTAAAATAACATTTCTTCCATACATAAATGCATAATGGTGTTTGATGCTAAGAAGGCCTTGTTAGCATTCATTTGGGAAGACCTGAATAACTCATGGCTTCACTTCTCCTGACTAATATGACCAATCATGTGCTGTGGGTATCAAAGGCTGGGGAACGCTGAGTCTCCCCAAACAACCTTGTGTGTCCCTGCACATGCTCCGCCCGCATGCTCCCGCCTGCTTCCCAACACTCTGCAGCGCTTCCCCTGTGgcctgggccctgggctggggctggagctagtgGGAGCCAGCCTGCAGTCAGGGACTTTGGGCAGCTGGAGTCAGTCCACATGCTGCCTGCCTGGCACTCTGGTGCTGGGGGCTGTGCCACTCTGGTGCTCGGGGCTGTGTCACCCACCCACCCGGcactccggggctgggggggctctgggttcCGGTGGTGGAAAGGGGGCAGGAATGGTGCAGCCTCAGGCACAAGGGGCAGGATGGGCTGGaggctagcctccctgagcccACGGTTCACCAGTCACCCATGTGGCTAATAAAGCCATTGTAACATCACATACTGGAGAGATCAGGATGAAACCAAAGGGGTATTTAAGTCACTCAAGGTCATGATGTTCAGCTCTGAGATTAATTTGGGGTGAAAGCCATGTTGCATAGCTGTTTTTCTTGTAATTTAGAAATATCTTGTTTTGATTTCTTAATCTTCAAATGGATTTTGCCATAAGATTGAAGAACACTCTCAAATGTGTCAGAAGACAGAAAACTGAGGCGAATTTTAGACTTTGATGCTAAAAAGTTGGAAGGtaatcagtttttttaaaat
The DNA window shown above is from Mauremys mutica isolate MM-2020 ecotype Southern chromosome 6, ASM2049712v1, whole genome shotgun sequence and carries:
- the FST gene encoding follistatin isoform X2; this encodes MLTQRIHPGMLLFLMFLCHFMEDHTGQAGNCWLRQAKNGRCQVLYKTDLSKEECCKTGRLTTSWTEEDVNDNTLFKWMIFNGGAPNCIPCKETCENVDCGLGKKCKMNKKNKPRCVCAPDCSNVTWKGPVCGLDGKTYRNECALLKARCKEQPELEVQYQGKCKKTCRDVLCPGSSTCVVDQTNNAYCVTCNRICPEPTSPEQYLCGNDGITYASACHLRKATCLLGRSIGLAYEGKCIKAKSCEDIQCSAGKKCLWDFKVGRGRCALCDELCPESKSDEAVCASDNTTYPSECAMKEAACSMGVLLEVKHAGSCN
- the FST gene encoding follistatin isoform X1, coding for MLTQRIHPGMLLFLMFLCHFMEDHTGQAGNCWLRQAKNGRCQVLYKTDLSKEECCKTGRLTTSWTEEDVNDNTLFKWMIFNGGAPNCIPCKETCENVDCGLGKKCKMNKKNKPRCVCAPDCSNVTWKGPVCGLDGKTYRNECALLKARCKEQPELEVQYQGKCKKTCRDVLCPGSSTCVVDQTNNAYCVTCNRICPEPTSPEQYLCGNDGITYASACHLRKATCLLGRSIGLAYEGKCIKAKSCEDIQCSAGKKCLWDFKVGRGRCALCDELCPESKSDEAVCASDNTTYPSECAMKEAACSMGVLLEVKHAGSCNSINEDPEEEEEDEDPDYNFPISSILEW